In one Leptospira levettii genomic region, the following are encoded:
- a CDS encoding YdcF family protein: MKHLFEKKVTDEELSLASTIWNFLTLNDPIQKADLIFVPCSHDLRIAEYAAELYRSGYAEYILFSGGLNFFTKHIFPKSEALAFANHIISLAIPKENIWIEDKSTNTGENILFSKKMLSSMNFHVSNVIAIQKPSMTLRLKLALEKQWNDTHFYISSPNYKLLEAPHSHINLFLILNEIVGDLQRIMEYPKLGFQVKTQIPEDVEIAFQSLVSREYDLHLLK; this comes from the coding sequence ATGAAACATCTATTTGAAAAAAAAGTAACAGATGAGGAATTAAGTTTGGCTTCCACTATCTGGAATTTCCTAACATTGAATGATCCAATTCAGAAAGCAGATTTAATTTTTGTTCCTTGTAGTCATGACCTACGAATCGCTGAATATGCAGCGGAACTGTATCGTTCAGGTTATGCGGAATACATTCTTTTTTCCGGGGGATTGAATTTTTTTACGAAACATATTTTCCCGAAGTCCGAAGCATTGGCTTTTGCAAATCATATAATCTCACTTGCTATTCCGAAAGAAAATATATGGATCGAAGACAAATCAACGAACACTGGTGAAAATATATTGTTTTCTAAAAAAATGCTCAGTTCTATGAATTTTCACGTATCCAATGTGATTGCAATACAGAAACCTTCTATGACTTTAAGGCTTAAATTGGCTTTAGAAAAACAATGGAATGATACTCATTTTTATATTTCTTCACCAAATTATAAACTTCTGGAAGCTCCACATTCGCACATAAATCTTTTTCTGATCTTGAATGAAATTGTGGGTGATTTGCAGAGGATCATGGAATATCCTAAATTGGGATTCCAGGTAAAAACGCAAATTCCTGAGGATGTTGAAATTGCATTCCAATCTTTAGTTTCGAGAGAATATGATTTGCATCTATTAAAATAA
- a CDS encoding DUF302 domain-containing protein — MLGLTVHRKKSFEETINDTTEALKKEGFGVLTTIDVKQTLKDKINVDFKRYTILGACNPSFAHRALQTTDEIGMLLPCNVVVTEEKNGEIKVSIFDPMTMTKLVQNSELETIAKEVQDKLVRVIHHLHE; from the coding sequence ATGTTAGGGTTAACCGTTCACAGAAAAAAAAGTTTTGAAGAAACCATAAACGATACCACAGAAGCGTTAAAAAAAGAAGGTTTTGGCGTTTTGACAACCATTGATGTCAAACAAACCTTAAAAGACAAAATTAACGTTGATTTCAAACGTTATACCATCCTTGGCGCATGTAACCCTAGTTTTGCGCATAGAGCCTTACAAACTACAGACGAAATTGGAATGTTATTACCATGTAATGTGGTAGTGACAGAAGAAAAAAATGGAGAAATCAAAGTTTCCATTTTTGATCCTATGACTATGACAAAACTCGTCCAAAACTCCGAACTGGAAACCATCGCCAAAGAAGTGCAGGACAAACTTGTAAGAGTGATCCACCACCTCCACGAATAA
- a CDS encoding LA_2444/LA_4059 family outer membrane protein: MKNKLILIVFLILNISIYAEEEIDNKQKEKKSNQIYLRRNNGYVAPNELNIYNCIFPFALAYELPSIQYNTFGFIKFLGDSKFSIEGNFYEYKKTNSTFERINPNSGFYSKGNLGTFYRSEQNLFLNYHFIENRIILNVGFQRLQSDLSDGSYGYYNYNFSQNFKGIGVGFLLESPRFYGFYISSGYRYSVLNGISNIDYSIVSSGRRAETLDIQDNPATKYFLREIKVVLGYELNDSIVLSFGFIDQFANVKLNRSNIIASDLYYNLLVRSAIEANARSEYSGSTFASITYKF, from the coding sequence ATGAAAAATAAATTAATTCTAATTGTGTTCTTAATTTTAAATATCAGCATCTATGCAGAAGAAGAAATAGACAACAAACAAAAAGAAAAAAAATCAAACCAAATTTATTTAAGAAGAAATAATGGATACGTAGCTCCAAATGAATTAAACATTTACAACTGCATTTTCCCATTCGCTTTAGCTTATGAATTACCTTCCATTCAGTATAATACATTTGGATTCATAAAATTCTTAGGTGATTCAAAGTTTAGTATTGAAGGTAATTTCTACGAATATAAAAAAACAAATTCAACATTTGAAAGAATTAATCCAAATTCCGGTTTTTATAGTAAAGGTAATCTTGGTACTTTTTACAGATCCGAACAAAATTTATTTTTGAACTACCATTTTATAGAAAATAGAATCATACTCAATGTTGGATTCCAGAGATTGCAAAGTGATCTCAGTGATGGAAGTTACGGTTACTATAATTACAATTTTTCACAAAACTTCAAAGGAATTGGAGTTGGTTTCTTACTTGAATCTCCGAGATTTTATGGATTCTATATTTCATCTGGCTATAGATATTCTGTTTTGAATGGTATTTCAAATATTGACTATTCAATTGTAAGTTCTGGAAGGAGAGCGGAAACTTTAGATATACAAGATAATCCTGCTACCAAATATTTCCTTCGTGAAATAAAAGTAGTTCTTGGTTACGAATTAAATGATTCAATTGTTTTATCATTTGGTTTTATTGACCAATTTGCTAATGTAAAACTTAATAGAAGCAATATCATTGCAAGTGACTTATATTACAACTTACTCGTAAGATCCGCTATTGAAGCGAACGCAAGAAGTGAATATTCAGGATCTACTTTTGCCTCTATTACTTATAAATTTTAA
- the speE gene encoding polyamine aminopropyltransferase: MEIWYTEKLELEKGRAVSYRVTKTIESLQSPFQKIDIFETQSFGRMFTLDGVTMVTNKDEHSYHEMIAHIPMMSHPNPESVLVIGGGDGGTVREVLKHPSVKEVVLCEIDKAVVDISYKYFPECADAMKDPKVIHHYDDGAKFARDNKGRFDVILVDSSDPVGPAEVLFKEPFFRDMASALKPTGIIATQAESFWYHGDVITSLFEFIPKIFPEYGYYYTTIPTYPSGIIGFTFLSNAIDPYSVTPDPKRVPKGLKYYSPEIHKAAFVLPEFAKAYIKRKG, encoded by the coding sequence ATGGAGATTTGGTACACAGAAAAATTGGAATTAGAAAAAGGGCGAGCTGTCAGTTACCGAGTAACAAAGACAATCGAAAGCCTACAATCTCCGTTCCAAAAAATTGATATATTTGAGACACAATCATTCGGTCGTATGTTTACTTTAGATGGTGTAACAATGGTTACGAACAAAGACGAACATTCTTATCATGAGATGATTGCGCATATCCCCATGATGAGTCATCCCAACCCAGAATCTGTCCTTGTGATTGGAGGAGGAGATGGGGGAACGGTTCGTGAAGTATTAAAACACCCGTCTGTCAAAGAAGTTGTTTTGTGTGAGATTGACAAAGCCGTAGTCGACATCAGTTATAAATACTTTCCTGAATGTGCAGATGCAATGAAAGACCCGAAAGTCATTCACCACTATGATGATGGAGCAAAATTTGCAAGAGATAACAAAGGTCGTTTTGATGTGATCCTTGTAGATTCGAGTGACCCTGTGGGCCCCGCAGAGGTTTTGTTTAAGGAACCTTTTTTTCGCGATATGGCAAGTGCCTTAAAACCTACTGGGATCATTGCGACACAAGCAGAATCGTTTTGGTACCATGGGGATGTGATCACGTCACTCTTTGAATTTATCCCCAAAATTTTCCCTGAGTATGGATACTATTACACAACGATTCCCACTTACCCTTCTGGTATCATTGGGTTTACTTTTTTATCGAATGCAATTGATCCGTATTCGGTCACACCAGATCCAAAACGAGTTCCAAAAGGACTTAAATACTATAGCCCTGAAATCCACAAAGCTGCGTTTGTATTGCCTGAGTTTGCAAAAGCTTATATCAAACGTAAAGGTTAA
- a CDS encoding HAD family hydrolase — MKNVFIFDMDGVILDSEKIYLDMNQKWFHEMGFNLPIHIHQKFVGISAKIFWNFLKTEFKLPEEVDHYIQLEKDMKFNTLSSLELKPTIYLVEYLNFLKSKNYKIALASSSLRKNINLILNKLNITDYFDFIISGEEVALGKPNPEIFLKVSQFFNCDINNCVVIEDSTNGIKAAKAANMFCIGFLNPNSGNQDLSLADIVIDNFKDKKIYEL; from the coding sequence ATGAAAAATGTATTTATCTTTGATATGGATGGAGTTATCCTAGATAGCGAAAAAATTTATTTAGACATGAATCAAAAATGGTTTCATGAGATGGGATTTAATTTACCGATTCATATTCATCAGAAATTTGTGGGTATTTCCGCAAAAATATTTTGGAATTTTTTAAAAACAGAATTCAAACTCCCTGAAGAAGTTGATCATTACATTCAACTAGAAAAGGATATGAAATTTAATACACTTTCCAGTTTAGAATTAAAGCCTACCATCTACCTTGTAGAATACTTAAATTTCTTAAAAAGTAAAAATTATAAAATCGCTCTTGCTTCATCATCTTTACGTAAAAATATTAACTTGATTTTAAATAAACTTAACATCACAGATTATTTCGATTTCATTATTAGTGGCGAAGAAGTCGCCTTAGGAAAACCCAATCCTGAGATCTTCTTAAAAGTTTCTCAATTTTTTAATTGTGACATTAATAATTGTGTTGTTATAGAAGATAGTACAAACGGAATTAAAGCTGCAAAAGCTGCGAATATGTTTTGTATTGGTTTTTTAAATCCAAATTCAGGAAATCAAGATCTATCCCTAGCTGATATCGTTATTGATAATTTTAAAGATAAAAAAATTTACGAATTATAG
- the pyrF gene encoding orotidine-5'-phosphate decarboxylase, giving the protein MTSFLTKFHSRRDTLRSLLCIGMDPELEKLPKPCLDSKSPLVFFAETIVRYTHPYAVSWKPNIAFFERLGAEGYFALEHTVHLMKEISPEVPIVMDAKRGDLANTAKEYAKYFFQTLKVDALTVNPYMGRDSLVPYLDLGGYLFVLGLTSNPSSSDFQKLRIGSRDLYLYEEVSDQMARLAESYPGQLGLVVGGTHPSEIESLRNRHPELCFLIPGFGAQGGDLESIIKASGKDAIINSSRGITVSTVAENFGEVSKKKSEEVHLQMNQLFP; this is encoded by the coding sequence ATGACTTCATTTTTAACCAAATTCCATTCCCGAAGAGATACATTACGATCCCTATTATGCATTGGAATGGATCCTGAATTGGAAAAATTACCAAAACCTTGTTTGGATTCAAAATCACCTCTTGTATTTTTTGCAGAAACCATCGTTCGATACACCCATCCTTATGCAGTCTCTTGGAAACCCAATATTGCCTTTTTTGAACGCCTTGGTGCAGAAGGTTATTTTGCATTAGAACATACAGTCCACTTAATGAAGGAAATTTCCCCAGAAGTTCCCATTGTGATGGATGCCAAACGTGGGGACCTTGCGAATACGGCAAAAGAGTATGCTAAGTATTTTTTCCAAACCTTAAAGGTGGATGCCCTCACAGTGAATCCTTACATGGGGAGAGATAGCCTTGTACCTTACTTGGATTTGGGCGGGTATCTATTTGTTTTAGGGTTAACCTCAAATCCGAGTTCATCCGATTTTCAAAAATTAAGGATTGGGTCCAGAGATTTGTACCTATACGAAGAGGTGAGTGACCAAATGGCACGCCTTGCAGAATCCTATCCTGGACAATTGGGTTTAGTGGTTGGAGGTACCCATCCCTCTGAAATTGAATCCTTACGTAATCGCCACCCTGAGTTATGTTTTCTCATTCCTGGTTTTGGAGCACAAGGTGGAGATTTAGAATCCATTATCAAAGCAAGTGGGAAGGATGCCATCATCAATTCATCTCGTGGGATCACCGTGAGTACGGTTGCTGAAAATTTTGGAGAAGTTTCTAAAAAGAAATCAGAAGAAGTACATTTGCAAATGAACCAACTCTTCCCTTAA